The following are encoded together in the Pelorhabdus rhamnosifermentans genome:
- a CDS encoding class II fructose-bisphosphate aldolase — protein sequence MYVSMKEMLNKANNEFYAVMAINCFNLETARTVIRAAEKENAPIIINLYQDHLLNHCDSQLMTPIVKMLANRAEIKVALNFDHGKDVLLLKKAIDDGFSSVMVDASRFGLAGNIAMTKEIVDYAFPKGVSVEGEIGCIGSTEQAEFTEGSMYSDPDDAVTFAQKTGIDALAISIGSSHGNYPQGMIPEFDFERLKYIKKRTQMPLVLHGGSGSGEKNILTAVKEGINKINVGCDFMNANLNAVKSRLQQDANINYYDLVDQVEKDSIELVRYYIRLSGSSNKK from the coding sequence ATGTATGTTTCTATGAAAGAAATGTTAAATAAAGCAAATAACGAGTTTTATGCAGTAATGGCAATAAACTGCTTTAATTTGGAGACTGCAAGAACAGTAATAAGAGCGGCCGAAAAGGAAAATGCGCCGATTATTATTAATCTTTATCAGGATCATTTACTTAACCATTGTGATAGTCAGTTAATGACGCCAATAGTTAAGATGCTGGCAAATAGAGCAGAGATAAAGGTAGCTCTGAATTTTGATCATGGAAAAGATGTATTGTTATTAAAAAAAGCAATAGATGACGGATTTTCTTCAGTTATGGTGGATGCTTCCCGCTTTGGTTTGGCCGGCAATATTGCGATGACAAAAGAAATTGTAGATTATGCTTTTCCTAAAGGTGTAAGTGTAGAAGGTGAAATAGGCTGTATTGGCAGTACCGAGCAAGCCGAATTTACTGAGGGATCCATGTACAGCGATCCCGATGATGCTGTTACATTTGCACAAAAAACAGGAATTGATGCATTAGCTATTTCGATTGGGTCTTCACATGGAAACTATCCACAAGGTATGATACCCGAATTTGATTTTGAACGGCTAAAATACATAAAGAAGAGGACGCAAATGCCCTTGGTGCTCCATGGCGGTTCAGGTTCGGGCGAAAAAAACATTCTAACGGCAGTTAAAGAGGGCATAAATAAGATTAACGTTGGCTGTGATTTTATGAATGCAAATCTTAATGCCGTAAAAAGCCGGCTTCAGCAAGATGCTAACATAAACTATTATGATTTAGTCGATCAAGTAGAAAAAGACAGTATAGAATTGGTTAGATATTATATCCGATTATCTGGTTCCAGTAACAAAAAGTAG